The window TAATTCAAATTTATCACCAGATACCAGGCTGTTGCTATGGTCAACAATAGTTTGTGCTACTGCATTTAAATCGTGGCTGAAAGTGTAGGTTCCGGCAGTTGCGGGGGCAGCTTTTATTAAACCTGCCTGCAATAAGCTTTCCCATCCTTTTTGGCCAGATAAACCACCCTTAGCTAATAAACCTTTATCCCAGGTGTTACGTACGTAAGTGTAGTAATCTTTAACCGGGTTTTCGGCCCAAACTAATAAGCTATGCTCGGCCTGGCGGGTATTGTAAACCGGGTTGATAGTTGGCTGTATTACGGTATAATAACCTTCAACAGCGTTGGCATCGCCCCATGACTCTAAATAATGATGATTTGGCGCTACTACTTTTGATAGCAAAGCGGTTTCGTCGCCGTGATCAGAGAATGACACGGTTAAACGTACTTTTTTAAGCGCGTCTGTAAATTCTTTTGCTTTAAAGTAATCGTAAGCAGGGTTGGCATTCAGGAATAAAACCGCGCCTATCGAGCCGGCGGCCAATTCGTTCACAAAGCCAACAAAATCCTGATCGTTACCGGCGTATTGTTTTGATGGATTATCCAAATCAATAGTGTTGCCGTAGCTGCCTAATAAGGAGTTGATGGCGTTTACTAAAGTTTGTGTAGCCACATCATTTGAACCTGCAACTACCAGTGCTTTGCCTTTTGCTGCTAACAATTCTTTAGCAACTAAGGTGATAGCTGTATCGGCTGCCTTATTGCTTAATTTTTTTGCACCTGCCAGGCTTGTACCGGCAATAGCATTGTATAAGCTTAATAAAGCGATGCCTTCTTCAGATGGTTTAATAGGGAAACGGTTATCGGCATTGGTACCGGTTAAGCTCATTCCTGCCTCAAACTGAATGTGGCGAGACATTTTCTTTGCCTCAAGCGATTTGCTGTTACGGTTTGATACGTATTGGCGGGTAAACTCTTCTGGCGATATCCATGAACCAAGGAAATCGGCACCGAAGCTTACAATCACTTCTGCTTTATCAAAATTGTAATGTGGCAATACGGCTTTACCAAAGCTGTTTTGATTAGCCTGGATAATACCGGTGTATGATACCGCATCGTAATTGATGTGTTTTGTAGTAGGGTATTTTGCAACAAAATCGGCAATAACACCTAAGGTAGACGGGCTGTGTACAGTTGATGTAACTATACGGATGCCTTTACCCGATGCTGCAACAGCGGCAAGTTCGCGTAATACATACGCGTCAACTTCGGGCCATGCCGCATCAGCGCCATTAATTTTAGGGTCCTGGGTGCGGTTTGCATCGTACAGATCAAGCACTGAAGCCTGGCCCTGCGCGCTTAAACCACCTTTTGCAAAAATATCGTTAGGGTTACCTTCTACTTTAATAGGGCGGCCTTCACGGGTTTTTACCAAAATAGCCTGGCCTTCATATGATGAAGAGTAGTAGTTAGCTACACCAGGTGTAACTTCCTCAGGTTTTATAAGGTAAGGGATTGATTTGTGTACAGGCACTTTTTGACAAGCAGCCAGCGTAACAGCACCAACACCAAAGCCAAGCGCCTTTAAAAAGTCGCGGCGTGGGGTTTTAGCCGATAAACCAGATCCGCTCAGCAAATCCTCGATAGGGATAGGCTCTGCAAACTCGTTTTTATTTTTCTCAACAAATTCTGGGGTTTTGTTTAGTTCTTCTAAACCTTTCCAGTATTTTTTATTGCTGTCCATTTAAGCTATATAAACTGTAATGCTAAATTCTTATTTATTAATAGTGGCACTTACCGCACTCGATACCACCTAAAACAGCGGCAGTAACTTTTTCGCCTTTTTTAATCTTATCATGTGCTGCAAGAATGCTGTCGTAATAAGCGTTGCCTTTGGCGTTAACCTCGGTGCGTTTGTGGCACTGGATACACCATTTCATAGTAAGCGGCGAGTATTGGTAAACCTCTTTCATGGTTTCAACAGGACCGTGGCAAGCCTGGCATTTAATACCGGCAACCTTTACGTGTTGCGAGTGGTTAAAGTAAGCCAGATCGGGCAGGTTATGAACACGTATCCATTGGATAGGCTTGGCTGCAGTGCTATCGTATTTTTGAGTTTTTGGATCGTAACCCAAAGCATCATATATCTTGTGTATCTCTGCCGATTCGGTTTTAACAACCTTGTGGCAGTTCATACATACGTTTAATGATGGGATAGAAGCATTTTTTGATTTATAAGCACCGCCGTGGCAATACTGGCAATCAATTTTCATTTGCCCGGCGTGTAGTTCATGCGAGTATTTGATAGGCTGTACCGGCTGATAACCTGTATGCACGTTAGTGTTCCACAAGGTAACCCAACCCCAGCTGCCCATGGCAATGGTGCCGCAAACCAGTATAAAGAATACAAGTTTTTTGTTTTTTAAGATCTTTTTAAGCAGTACATTTTTGTCGGTCTCGGCAACAACCGCTTCATCTTCAACTACAATGTTTTTGTTGTTAGCCAAAACACGCTCTAACGAGCCTGCAGCCTTATTCAAAACAATGATCAGGATGAAAGCGATAATAACGATACCAATTAAGCCCCAAACAACCAGCTCGCTTGGGCCTTTTGCTTCGGCACCGGGCGCATTGGGATCAACCTTTGGTTTTTCCGAAATCGTTTTCCACTCTGCACGCACATAAGTAATAACATTACCTACATCAGCATCAGAAAGCTCGGTAAAGGTGGTCATCGCTTTGCCGTCAAATTTCTTTACAATGGCAAGCGCTTTAGGATTACCGGCAGCAATTAAAGCCTGGTTGTTCTGAATCCATTTGGTAAGGTACTTGTCGTCCGTTTCTTCGGTAAGCTGCGGACCAAGCGCCGGACCGGTCATGATCTGATCGATCTTATGACAGGCTGTACATTTGGATTTAAAAATGGTTTCGCCCTTAGCAGCATCTGTTTGCGCGTAAGCAGCAGAAAAACCCCAGAAAGCAAACCCAACAATCAGTAAAACCGACCTTGAGAATTGTTTAAAAATCAATGAGAAACTTCTCATAAAGTGTATTTATGCTAAATAATTTTTATATTAATGTTTTATTCTGCTGTAAAGATGTGTAACCCATCTGCTTTTTACAGCCACAAAAGTAAAATTTATTACAGTATCGCTGACACATAAATGACAGTAACCTATAATTTATAATCGTTCTAAATAAACACAAAAATGTCATTTAAATACTCTTTAAAGCATATTAATGCCATTTTGAAAATTTATTAATGGTTTTACCATCAATATCGATTATAAACTTTTTATTGTTTTAATATCCAGGCAAATATAAGCGGGGCTACAATGGTGGCATCACTCTCCACAATAAACTTAGGCGTATGGATATCCAGCTTACCCCAGGTTATCTTCTCATTAGGAACAGCGCCCGAGTAAGAACCGTATGATGTTGTTGAATCAGATATCTGGCAAAAATAACTCCAGAAAGGTACATCGTGCATCTCCATATCCTGGTAAAGCATAGGCACCACACATATCGGGAAATCGCCTGCAATACCGCCGCCTATCTGGAAAAAGCCTATACCCTTGCCCGATGAGTTTTTGGTATACCAATCGGCAAGCCAGGCCATATATTCTATACCACTTTTCATGGTCGATGCTTTAAGCTCGCCTTTGATAAGGTATGATGCAAATATATTACCCATGGTGCTATCTTCCCATCCGGGTACCACAATAGGCAGGTTTTTTTCGGCAGCAGCCAGCATCCATGAGTTTTTAGGATCTATCTCATAATATTGCTCCAGTTCGCCGCTTAACAATATCTTGTACATGTATTCGTGCGGGAAGTAACGTTCGCCACTGTCATCAGCATCTTTCCATATTTTGTGGATGTGTTTTTGCAGCCTGCGAAAAGCTTCCTCTTCGGGAATGCAGGTATCGGTAACACGGTTGTAATGGTTTTCTAACAAATCCCATTCTTCCTGCGGACTTAAATCGCGGTAGTTGGGCACCCTTTTGTAATGCGAGTGTGCTACCAGGTTCATGATATCTTCTTCCAGGTTTGCACCTGTACAGGAGATTATAGCAATTTTATCCTGGCGAATCATCTCGGCCAATGAAATCCCCAGTTCGGCGGTGCTCATTGCGCCGGCAAGGGTAACCATCATTTTACCGC is drawn from Mucilaginibacter ginsenosidivorax and contains these coding sequences:
- a CDS encoding TAT-variant-translocated molybdopterin oxidoreductase — encoded protein: MDSNKKYWKGLEELNKTPEFVEKNKNEFAEPIPIEDLLSGSGLSAKTPRRDFLKALGFGVGAVTLAACQKVPVHKSIPYLIKPEEVTPGVANYYSSSYEGQAILVKTREGRPIKVEGNPNDIFAKGGLSAQGQASVLDLYDANRTQDPKINGADAAWPEVDAYVLRELAAVAASGKGIRIVTSTVHSPSTLGVIADFVAKYPTTKHINYDAVSYTGIIQANQNSFGKAVLPHYNFDKAEVIVSFGADFLGSWISPEEFTRQYVSNRNSKSLEAKKMSRHIQFEAGMSLTGTNADNRFPIKPSEEGIALLSLYNAIAGTSLAGAKKLSNKAADTAITLVAKELLAAKGKALVVAGSNDVATQTLVNAINSLLGSYGNTIDLDNPSKQYAGNDQDFVGFVNELAAGSIGAVLFLNANPAYDYFKAKEFTDALKKVRLTVSFSDHGDETALLSKVVAPNHHYLESWGDANAVEGYYTVIQPTINPVYNTRQAEHSLLVWAENPVKDYYTYVRNTWDKGLLAKGGLSGQKGWESLLQAGLIKAAPATAGTYTFSHDLNAVAQTIVDHSNSLVSGDKFELQVYQSVAMGDGKRANNPWLQELPDPVSKVTWDNFAAMSMTDIQKLGFEEGDVIKVEANGYSVEVPVLAQPGQAQGTISIAVGYGRVSAGLVGNNVGKNAFPFYSYRNGTFQTTAVITDFKKTGIISPLAQTQTHHSYEGRSVIREASFTAYKKNPAAGSGNEGEHKDYNKTSLWDDHDRPVYNWVMAIDLNACTGCGACVVACSAENNIPVVGKDEVKRRREMHWIRIDRYYSFNDHGDSEEAITKEKDIAKLTNFDNVSVVHQPMLCQHCDHAPCETVCPVLATVHSSEGLNQMAYNRCIGTRYCANNCPYKVRRFNWFNYWNDSRFDNYLNNEHTQLVLNPDVTTRFRGVMEKCSMCVQRIQAGKLKAKIEKRPLKDGEIKVACQQTCSANAIVFGNANDPNSEVSKALKSERTYYVLEELNVQPGIGYQVKVRNLSELEA
- a CDS encoding cytochrome c3 family protein; the protein is MRSFSLIFKQFSRSVLLIVGFAFWGFSAAYAQTDAAKGETIFKSKCTACHKIDQIMTGPALGPQLTEETDDKYLTKWIQNNQALIAAGNPKALAIVKKFDGKAMTTFTELSDADVGNVITYVRAEWKTISEKPKVDPNAPGAEAKGPSELVVWGLIGIVIIAFILIIVLNKAAGSLERVLANNKNIVVEDEAVVAETDKNVLLKKILKNKKLVFFILVCGTIAMGSWGWVTLWNTNVHTGYQPVQPIKYSHELHAGQMKIDCQYCHGGAYKSKNASIPSLNVCMNCHKVVKTESAEIHKIYDALGYDPKTQKYDSTAAKPIQWIRVHNLPDLAYFNHSQHVKVAGIKCQACHGPVETMKEVYQYSPLTMKWCIQCHKRTEVNAKGNAYYDSILAAHDKIKKGEKVTAAVLGGIECGKCHY
- a CDS encoding deoxyhypusine synthase family protein, which translates into the protein MSITRGPISQFIERNYLHFNSAALMDAAKGYETHLNEGGKMMVTLAGAMSTAELGISLAEMIRQDKIAIISCTGANLEEDIMNLVAHSHYKRVPNYRDLSPQEEWDLLENHYNRVTDTCIPEEEAFRRLQKHIHKIWKDADDSGERYFPHEYMYKILLSGELEQYYEIDPKNSWMLAAAEKNLPIVVPGWEDSTMGNIFASYLIKGELKASTMKSGIEYMAWLADWYTKNSSGKGIGFFQIGGGIAGDFPICVVPMLYQDMEMHDVPFWSYFCQISDSTTSYGSYSGAVPNEKITWGKLDIHTPKFIVESDATIVAPLIFAWILKQ